A single genomic interval of Picosynechococcus sp. PCC 7003 harbors:
- the grxC gene encoding glutaredoxin 3, with product MFDCLKSLFGKKATGINAKVEIYTWRTCPYCIAAKMLLFFKGVHFTEYKIDGDGIARKKMAERANGKRTVPQIFINNAHIGGCTDLFALDRKGELNVLLRQ from the coding sequence ATGTTTGATTGCCTAAAGTCGCTATTTGGAAAAAAGGCCACGGGGATTAATGCCAAGGTTGAAATTTATACTTGGCGGACTTGTCCCTACTGCATCGCGGCGAAAATGTTGCTCTTTTTTAAAGGGGTGCATTTCACGGAATACAAAATTGATGGGGATGGGATTGCCCGTAAAAAAATGGCAGAACGAGCCAACGGCAAACGCACGGTCCCCCAGATTTTCATCAACAACGCCCACATCGGCGGCTGCACAGATTTATTTGCCCTTGACCGAAAAGGCGAGCTAAACGTATTACTGCGCCAGTGA